The window CGGCCGACAATGCCAGGGTGTGAGCTGGAACCTATACCGCACCGCCAAGGAGCCTTTCTAAGAGGGAGGAGGCTGCGGGGCGCAAAGCGGCCGGAAGGGGTCTCCCGCGGCCCGCGCTGGGCTCCACACTTACGCTGATTTTAGTCGCATCCTTATTTGTTACCTAAAatgcagagggagagagagacattaGGCTGTTGGCCTTCaggctcagggaactcagacgCACCTCCTGCAAGAGGATCCTCCGCAGGCGGGCTGAGACTCGAAACCGCCCGGGATGTAGCCACGGCGGAGGGCACGAAGAACAGCGGAATTTTCAGGAGTTTTATCCGGAAGGAAGCAGGGCTTGGAGCTAGCATGGCGCCCGGCCAAGGAGGGGCTGCTGGAGCACCCCTGCCAGCCAAGGAAGGGAGGCTGGATTGCCTCCCGGGTGGGAAGGAAGACCCATTTCCCTCTGGAGGAGCATCCCCATTCCCTATGTTGTTTCCCTAAACCCCTTGGAAAGCTGGATGGACAGGACCTGATGGGAGATGTGAGCAAAGGGTGGGACTCTGGGTAGAGCGAAGGtaggcggtgtgtgtgtgtgtgtgtgcgcagcgaaggtaggggtgtgtgtgtgtgtatgtgtgtgtgtgtgtgtgtgaaggacaGAGACAGCGCTAGAGACTGTTTAAGAGGCAGATGGGCAAGTCCCTCTGACCCTGCAGCGGCTGGAGGTAACCTGTACAGCGTGCTCCGCCAGCCTCTGGAACCCAGCCCGGAGGAGCTTAGCTGCTTGGCCGTGTGCCCTGGGGACCTCGGAGTGGCAGAGGACAGGGAAAGCCCGGCCCCAGCAAGCGGTCTATTTTCAACACCCGGAACCCATCACCCTCTGGACCCGCAGCTGGCAAGAGCGGGCAAACTGGATGAAGGGTAGCTTCCTAGGGCTAGGCATGGAGTTCAGGGGAGGTTTCCGTGAAGGGAATGCGAATGCCTAGCGGTAACAACCGCTGTTGTTGAAGGTGCTGTGAAGACGGGGGCGGGAGGAGACGGGTTGCACCACGGGGCGgcgccctgcctgcctctccccggCCACCCCAGGCGCCGCGCGGGTGGCCAGTACCTTGCTCCGGGCGCCGGGCACGCTGAGCGCTAGCTCGTGCAGCAGCTCTCGGGGCGGCTCCTTGAGGTACCACCACTGAATCTCCAGTGAGTACGACGTGGCTCCGCTGGCCCGGAAGGCGCAGGGCATTTCGATGTCGTCTCCCTCACGCACGGTCACATCTTTGGGGACTTCGGTGAATGtcgctgggggcgggggggagagaGGCGTGACTAGCTGTGGGGCGGAGGCCCGGGGCCACCCCGGCTCTCTGGGCCGTGCGCTTCCCACCCCCCCAGCTGCTCGCGCGGCCCAGGCACTGGCCAAGTCCGCTCGAGCAGCTGCCGGGCCGCTGCAGAGACCGGCTGCCACTGCAGGCCGCTTCCCTCCAGTccgggcggggcggcgggggcggctcACGCTTCTTCCCAGCGGCCGGCCGCGCCGCTACCAGCGCCAGGCTGGGGCGCGCCAACTCCCGGCGCCCCACGAGCCGCTTGGCCGCAGCTGGAGCCCAGGTCCGGCTCCGAAGGACCTGGGCGCGGGCGTCACTGATGCCGCGACCCTTCGCCGCTCTCCACCCCCTACCGCGCCGGGCCGTGGCTGCACATTAGGATCGCTGGAGAGCGTGAAGCCTTCCCCTTCGCTTCCTCCGCCTCTTTCTCCGCGGCGGCCGGGACAGGATGGCTTTGGAGGCCCCGGGAGGACCCCTGAGTCCCCAGCGGCAGCAAAGTTCCCGCTCTCACCCTCGGCCACGAAGAGCAGCAGGGCGcgcagcagcagcggcggcagGTATCCGGGAGCGCCGAGCCGGTTCCTCTGGTCCATCTCCCGCAGGGGGCGCGGCGGCGACGGGGACCCGGGATCGGAGAGGCGGCTGTGGCGGCGGCGCGGGCTCGGATCCGGTCGGGCTCGGGCTAGGACGCCTTCGAGCCTGCCATGGCCCCGCGCggcgccccctcccccggccgCCGGCGGCCGCCAATCAGTCCAGCTCCCTCGTCGGCTCGCCAGGCGCGGCTCCGGCGGGGGGCGCTGCTCCGGGTGCGCGGAACGCGAGGTCCCGCCGGGAAGCTCCTGGCAGTCAGTCCGTGCTTCCTTTTGTCCGGTAGTCCGCCGGACTCTGGGGACCCGCAATTCAGTCTCTGCCTGGCGGGCCGGTCGGGGGCCGGGCCGCGCTGGGACCCATCCCTGGCCAGGAGAGCGCGCGCCTCGGAGCCCCGAGCTTCTGCCTGCAGGTCTCCTGCTGCTGCGGCTCCCGACCGCCTCCTCCTCCGGCGGCCGCCCCGCTCTCCCGCTGCCGCCTCCGCCGGTCCCTGCTCGGCTCTTTCCGCAGGGCGAGTGGGCGCTCAGCCGCGGCGCGCAGACCTGGCGTCCGACCCAGCGCAGCGCCGGGAGAGCGGGTCCAGCGTGGCGGCCCGGGAGCCGGAGGGGcgggagaggagggggaagggaaggggagggggcggTCAGCGGCTGGGCGCCGGGCCGCCTCCAGAGCCGCATCACCCGCGCCCTCCCGCCCCCGtcccttctctccccttcttttctcttccacagccggcgccgcccccgccccggagcgctccccccgccccgccctgtcGCCTGGAGGGACCGCCAGCCTCAGGCTGGAGtgcagccccgccccgcccccgcttGGGCTGGGGGTCTTCCCACCCCAACTCTCCCTTGTTTCTTTTCCATCTCCGTCGCCCGAGACGGCGGCTTAGCATCCCTGTGCCCCGCGGGGCCCGAGGCCCTCTCCGCAGACCCCCGCCCTCAACTTCTTACCCCGGTTTGGACAAAAAGCTGCCCCGCTCTTTGTCCCCGGCCCAGGCCATGGCGGGCTGGGGCGCGGGAGGGTGGGCGCCGCGGGCCCGGGAGCAGGGCGGAGCGCCgagcggggccggggccggggccggagcGTGCGGGCGGCCACGCCGGAGTCTGCAGCGTGCGAGCGAGAAGTGAGCGCTCGGCGCGGGGCGAGCAGGTGCCCGAGGCGCCGAGAGCGCGAGAGCGAGCCGGAGCGGCGGCAGTGAGTGACGGCagaggcggggtggggcggggtggctGCGGAGCGCCCGGCACGACTCCAGGCCCAGGGGGTTCCGAGCGGGGTGGGGTGCCTGCGCCTCGATCGTGGCCCTTGCCTCCCCCCTTGTTCTTCATGGGTCGCAGCCCTCGCTTTACCCGGTGCCCGGGGGGATCCCCGAGAGGAAGGCAAAGGGCGGGCCCGCAGCCCGGCTTCGGAGCCCAGCCCTGGCTTCGCATCCCCCGAAACCCTGGACTTCTCAAAGCTTTCGCCCAGAGCCTCCTCCGTCCTCAGCCCTCTTCGAGAGAGCAGTCTGGTCCCCGAAGGGAAACGTGGGGCGCGCTTGCGGTTTGGAGGGACACATAGTTAGTTGTAGGGGCGAGTCCCACGCCTGCGCTTGGCGTCTCTTGACTTCACCAAGGGAAAGCAGTCAGCGGACTTCAGCGTCTCTGTCTCCACCCCATCTCTAATCTCTTAGCTTTGACCtgggtggagaggagaggagcCCTGTGGATTAACGTGACTGCTGTCCCTATTCCCCAGCTTCTCTGGAGGCTCCACCAGAGGGTTTCCCAAGAACCAAGGAGCTGACACTTCCCAGCAGCTGACTTTGGTCCAGGAAGCTGCAGGTCCTTTCTAAGCTAGGTCTTTGCCAGCTGGGTGCCCTGGGCAGGTCCATTTACCCCCTCCTAGGCCTGAGTTTCAGCATCTCATCTGTGGCCAAGGAGTTATTCCTGTGTCCTCAGGCCACTGTTGCTTATCTGTTGGGCCCTTGTTGGCCAAGGTCTCTGGCCAGGAAGGGAGGGATGTCTCAGggccttcctcctcttctgcaGTTTCTCTCCAGGGGCCCCAGAGAGGCAGTTGCCGGCTGCTTTCTGTCCTTTCATGCCCCCACCCCCTGGGAGCTTTCCCTTAATAATTCTACCTTCCTTTGGAAACCACAGTTGGATCACTGAATATAAAACCCTGCCAGGCCCATTGCTGTCCTCAGCTTCCGAAGGGAGGGGGCAGACTTGCACTGTACTGCACAGGCTCAGGATGCTGGTGGGATTCTAGGAAACCAGATTCATTTGGGGGCTGATTCCAAGCAGGGTTATGATGGCAGGAGTTAGCCTACTGTGCAGTGGCCTGCCCGGAGATGCAGCAGTCTCCTGTCCTGATAGCATACCGAGGTGGAGGGCCAGGGACCAGGGAGACACAGGGGGAGGATTCCTGCAACCAGAGGAAGTGACGCCTCGCTCACCTTTAAGGTTGGAGAATCTTCTGAACCTGTACCACCCTGTGGGGGTAAGGTCTTTCTTTCCCACAGCATAAATCGGTGTTACGATGAATGAGAATGGTAGCTGTACATTTTACATACTCTTCGTGTACCAGGCACTCTCCGTGCGTTAGTTGTCAACGTGAGAACTGAGCAGTCCTTCTCAAACAGAAATCAGATCACTCTTCCTCTGCTCAAAGCCTTGCAGTGGCTCCCTTTTCGTTCAGGACAAACATCAGTGACCTTGCAATGACTGGCAGGGTCAAACCATCTGCCTTCCACCTCCCCCTCCTCGGTCCTCGTCTCTTGCTTTCTGTCTTTGTCTTGGTCAGAATCCTctgccacactggcctccttccTACAATGCCACGCGGGCGTGCTCCcgcccagggcctttgcaccaggTGTTCTGTCTGGCTGGAATACTCCTTCCTCAGTTACCTGGTTCTTCTGATTTTTGTTAAGCAGTCACATCTCAGTGAGGCCCACTGGGGTCACAGTTTTAATATGCAATCTGCACTCCTCCGTCCCTACCTCCAGCACTCCCAGTCCCTGACTTTGCACTCCTTTCTTTAGCACCAACTTCTTTCCAACACATGATCCAGTATCCTTATTTATAATGGCACAGAGATCTGTAAAGTCTACACTCATTGATGTatctccagcacctagaacagggTCCAACATACAGtcggtgctcaataaatatttgtggagtaaATGGATGGGCTCATTTAACCCCTATAATGGTGGGTACCTACTCCTGTGTGGTAGACTGATTTTACCCATCGTAGAGGTGTGGTACTCAGAGAGTTTGAGGAACTAGCCCACAGTCACACAGGCAAGTAAGGCTTAAACCAGGTCTGTCTTCCTCTGAGGTCCCAACTTTAACTCAAACAGCCCCACCCCAGATGAGACTGAGGTCCGGTACCTGGAGCTGGTGCAGACAGCGAGGCTCCTCGGCCCTTGACTGACGGCGCCTGACGAGGCTGCTTGTGGTGTGCGGCCACTCTGTGCTGAGTGGGTCTATTCGCTCTTCCCTTCTGTCTCCTAGACTGAGGCCACAGCTCTatctttcttctctgtgtctttACCTCCAGGCTGGGTCTGACCATGCCTAGGGCTCTGTGGCTGTAGGAACCAGGAGCCCTGTCAGGAGTTTCCAGAGGGCGAAGTTGCTcctttcctggggcttccctggcgggcAGGTTGTGGTCTTCAGTCTCCTTGATCTAGCCTTTGCCAGGCAGCAGCCCCCACCGTCCTGGCCGATGCCTGGCCGGGCGCCCTCCTGCAGGGAAGCCAGTCCCTTCTCACTGAGTCGTGGTGGGCCACGGTCTCTGTTGGAAGCTCTAAAGAAGGCATCTGTGACAAAGTGTGTATGTTGCTTCCCCAAAGGAAAACTACTCTCTGGGGACCAGAGCTCCTCAGCCCTGCCAGCTGCCGGTGTCCCCTGGGCTTCCTCAGAGAtgccctgtttaaaaaaaaaacagaaagatgcCCTGTTTAGGGAGCACGTTGGCCATGTGAGATGAGACTAGTTTCCCACGGATGGACCTGTCAGAGTGTTTCAGAACTACTGCATGGCCAGTCCCGAGTGCTCATTGGTAGGCAGTGACAGCTGCCCTTTTGGCttccaggttttttttccttcctctctgtgtccacaGGCTCTGAAATGCCCGCAGGATCACTGTGTACAGGGGTAATGTGATCAATAGCGCTCAACCCGCCTGACCCGCTGGTCCGGCTCTGCCTAGGGGCTTGCTTGTGACCATCCTCAACTCTGTAACCTAACTCATGCCTACCACCAGCACGTGCTGTTCTGATTGGGCTGCAAGTTGGGGTATGCAGCACTTGTCAATACCATTTTGTGCATGAATTCACCGGACTCTCAAAGATGTTTCAAAAATGCTATTTAGAAAGACCGCCCAGCCTCTCATGAAAGCACCCTTAAATTATAGCCCTACGTAAATGTTTTTCCTGGAACTCACTTTCAAAATTTGCTTTAATGTTCATGTCCTCTTGGAGTTTTGGTTTTGATATTCTTGTCTCAGCTGACCTTTCCTGTCCTCCCTGG of the Cervus canadensis isolate Bull #8, Minnesota chromosome 18, ASM1932006v1, whole genome shotgun sequence genome contains:
- the VSTM2B gene encoding V-set and transmembrane domain-containing protein 2B isoform X1; its protein translation is MRLWRRPGAQPLTAPSPSLPPPLPPLRLPGRHAGPALPALRWVGRQVCAPRLSAHSPCGKSRAGTGGGGSGRAGRPPEEEAVGSRSSRRPAGRSSGLRGARSPGQGWVPARPGPRPARQAETELRVPRVRRTTGQKEARTDCQELPGGTSRSAHPEQRPPPEPRLASRRGSWTDWRPPAAGGGGAARGHGRLEGVLARARPDPSPRRRHSRLSDPGSPSPPRPLREMDQRNRLGAPGYLPPLLLRALLLFVAEATFTEVPKDVTVREGDDIEMPCAFRASGATSYSLEIQWWYLKEPPRELLHELALSVPGARSKVTNKDATKISTVRVQGNDISHRLRLSAVRRQDEGVYECRVSDYSDDDTQEHTAQALLRVLTRFSPPDVQAAEAVSHIQSGGPRRHGPASAARADGAQEPGRGDKSPPPGGPPAAAAAAPGVPESAAASAAHRAATTVAAAASSAPPPPREAALLRQRHSGTGPNYATDPLLSLFLLALHEFLHLLVGP
- the VSTM2B gene encoding V-set and transmembrane domain-containing protein 2B isoform X2 — protein: MRLWRRPGAQPLTAPSPSLPPPLPPLRLPGRHAGPALPALRWVGRQVCAPRLSAHSPCGKSRAGTGGGGSGRAGRPPEEEAVGSRSSRRPAGRSSGLRGARSPGQGWVPARPGPRPARQAETELRVPRVRRTTGQKEARTDCQELPGGTSRSAHPEQRPPPEPRLASRRGSWTDWRPPAAGGGGAARGHGRLEGVLARARPDPSPRRRHSRLSDPGSPSPPRPLREMDQRNRLGAPGYLPPLLLRALLLFVAEATFTEVPKDVTVREGDDIEMPCAFRASGATSYSLEIQWWYLKEPPRELLHELALSVPGARSKTVRVQGNDISHRLRLSAVRRQDEGVYECRVSDYSDDDTQEHTAQALLRVLTRFSPPDVQAAEAVSHIQSGGPRRHGPASAARADGAQEPGRGDKSPPPGGPPAAAAAAPGVPESAAASAAHRAATTVAAAASSAPPPPREAALLRQRHSGTGPNYATDPLLSLFLLALHEFLHLLVGP